From a region of the Rathayibacter sp. VKM Ac-2804 genome:
- a CDS encoding GNAT family N-acetyltransferase: MGAERAAHWSLRPGTLDDAPVIAELRAVVMRPDLDRLDRYDEHRVRHRFLDGYRPEHTRVIEVDGELVGCIASRLEEDAVWIEHFYLATAAQGRGIGAAVLRRVMLEDGRADRPFRLDVLRGSAARRLYERHGFRYERPEGEWDEILVAPPLTPAAG, translated from the coding sequence GTGGGCGCTGAGCGCGCCGCGCACTGGAGCCTCCGTCCCGGGACGCTCGACGACGCCCCGGTCATAGCCGAGCTGCGCGCCGTCGTGATGCGGCCGGACCTCGACCGGCTCGACCGCTACGACGAGCACCGGGTGCGTCACCGCTTCCTGGACGGCTACCGGCCGGAGCACACCCGCGTGATCGAGGTGGACGGCGAGCTCGTCGGCTGCATCGCCTCGCGCCTCGAGGAGGACGCGGTCTGGATCGAGCACTTCTACCTTGCGACCGCCGCGCAGGGGCGCGGGATCGGGGCGGCGGTCCTCCGGCGGGTGATGCTCGAGGACGGGCGCGCCGATCGGCCCTTCCGGCTCGACGTGCTGCGGGGGAGCGCCGCCCGCCGGCTCTACGAGCGGCACGGCTTCCGCTACGAGAGGCCCGAGGGGGAGTGGGACGAGATCCTCGTCGCGCCGCCGCTCACGCCTGCGGCGGGCTGA
- a CDS encoding LysR family substrate-binding domain-containing protein produces MSDEPDPREQPAHREDAGGLDDRADAAQTEFETPEPDDAVPDDAVLDDAEPDDAERDVAEPEGPALLIALVPGVTPTKWTRVWAERRPDLRLRVLPIAESEQEEVLRDGRAQIVFVRGDVRSDSVSSILLYEEQPVVVLPRDHAFADAEGMDVADLADEHLLQEPATVPEWAALAVEIADGTRRALPRMAGLDDAVEQVAAGVGVLIVPQSVARVHSRKDVRVVPVSGVAPTSIRLAWATEDKTDDVEDFIGVVRGRSANTTRGTAATPKVESRAKAAKAKAREAREKREKAGGGKKKPARPGGTARPAVRRTRKPRGR; encoded by the coding sequence ATGAGCGACGAGCCGGACCCCCGCGAGCAGCCGGCACACCGCGAGGACGCGGGCGGCCTGGACGACAGGGCCGACGCCGCGCAGACGGAGTTCGAGACGCCGGAGCCGGACGACGCCGTGCCGGACGACGCCGTGCTCGACGACGCGGAGCCGGACGACGCCGAGCGGGACGTCGCCGAGCCCGAGGGCCCGGCCCTCCTGATCGCGCTGGTGCCCGGCGTCACGCCGACCAAGTGGACCCGCGTCTGGGCCGAGCGCCGACCCGACCTGCGGCTCCGGGTGCTCCCGATCGCCGAGAGCGAGCAGGAGGAGGTGCTGCGCGACGGCCGCGCGCAGATCGTCTTCGTGCGCGGCGACGTGCGCAGCGACTCCGTCAGCTCGATCCTGCTCTACGAGGAGCAGCCCGTCGTGGTCCTGCCCCGCGACCACGCCTTCGCCGACGCCGAGGGGATGGACGTCGCCGACCTCGCGGACGAGCACCTGCTGCAGGAGCCGGCGACGGTGCCGGAGTGGGCGGCGCTCGCCGTGGAGATCGCGGACGGGACCCGCCGCGCGCTGCCGCGGATGGCCGGACTCGACGACGCGGTCGAGCAGGTCGCGGCCGGCGTCGGCGTGCTGATCGTGCCGCAGTCGGTCGCCCGCGTGCACAGCCGGAAGGACGTGCGGGTCGTCCCGGTCAGCGGCGTCGCGCCCACCAGCATCCGCCTCGCCTGGGCGACCGAGGACAAGACCGACGACGTCGAGGACTTCATCGGCGTCGTCCGCGGCCGCAGCGCGAACACGACCCGCGGCACTGCGGCGACCCCGAAGGTCGAGTCGCGCGCGAAGGCGGCGAAGGCGAAGGCCCGCGAGGCGCGGGAGAAGCGCGAGAAGGCGGGCGGCGGGAAGAAGAAGCCCGCCCGGCCCGGCGGGACCGCGCGGCCGGCGGTGCGGCGGACCCGGAAGCCCCGTGGGCGCTGA
- a CDS encoding DUF5997 family protein, producing MAKATQTMKAATAAKKLQIFFPATPEEFQESAITREQYDDLVANPPEWLTKLRETGPHPRPVIASRLNVSISGLARGGIDEALTTEQIQALLDEVPEWLRVEQNSYAEVRREQARLKAERAAKDAESA from the coding sequence ATGGCCAAGGCGACACAGACGATGAAGGCTGCGACCGCGGCGAAGAAGCTCCAGATCTTCTTTCCCGCGACTCCGGAGGAGTTCCAGGAGTCGGCGATCACGCGCGAGCAGTACGACGACCTCGTCGCGAACCCGCCGGAGTGGCTGACGAAGCTCCGCGAGACCGGCCCGCACCCGCGCCCGGTGATCGCCTCGCGCCTCAACGTGTCGATCTCGGGCCTGGCCCGCGGCGGCATCGACGAGGCGCTCACGACCGAGCAGATCCAGGCCCTCCTCGACGAGGTCCCCGAGTGGCTCCGCGTCGAGCAGAACTCCTACGCCGAGGTCCGCCGCGAGCAGGCCCGCCTGAAGGCCGAGCGCGCCGCCAAGGACGCCGAGTCCGCGTAA
- a CDS encoding Gfo/Idh/MocA family oxidoreductase, whose translation MGGPLRVGVLGGGFMAAVHSRAARSAGAVLAGIASSSPAKGERAAGELGFEVAYDDARALIEDDSIDVVHVCTPNGTHAGLALAAIAAGKHVVCEKPLAATTAEATALVEAAAEAGVVATVPFAYRFHPMVREARARVAAGEAGRLVTVRGSYLQDWLLGASDDNWRVDPAAGGRSRAFADIGSHLVDLLEFVTGERIAALASLTSTVHAERGGRRVETEDAAGVIVRLAGGAVGTLLVSQVTAGHRNELVLEVSGLEESLRFEQELPETLWVGRRDSAALIPRDGSILRPDAARLSIVPSGHPMGYQDAFTAFARDTYAAVAGAEVEGLPTFADGLRAARITDAVLDASAAGAWVDVPA comes from the coding sequence ATGGGCGGACCCCTGCGGGTCGGCGTGCTCGGCGGCGGCTTCATGGCCGCCGTGCACAGCCGGGCGGCCCGCAGTGCGGGCGCGGTGCTCGCGGGCATCGCCTCCTCCAGCCCGGCGAAGGGCGAGCGGGCGGCCGGTGAGCTCGGATTCGAGGTCGCCTACGACGACGCTCGCGCGCTGATCGAGGACGACTCGATCGACGTGGTGCACGTCTGCACGCCGAACGGGACGCACGCCGGGCTCGCGCTCGCGGCGATCGCGGCGGGCAAGCACGTGGTCTGCGAGAAGCCGCTCGCGGCGACGACGGCGGAGGCGACGGCGCTCGTCGAGGCCGCCGCCGAGGCCGGAGTGGTCGCCACGGTGCCGTTCGCCTACCGCTTCCACCCGATGGTGCGCGAGGCGCGAGCCCGGGTCGCGGCCGGCGAGGCCGGGCGGCTCGTCACGGTGCGCGGCAGCTACCTGCAGGACTGGCTGCTCGGCGCCTCCGACGACAACTGGCGCGTCGACCCGGCGGCGGGCGGGCGCTCGCGCGCCTTCGCCGACATCGGCTCGCACCTGGTCGACCTGCTCGAGTTCGTCACGGGCGAGCGGATCGCGGCGCTCGCTTCGCTCACGAGCACCGTGCACGCCGAGCGCGGTGGCCGTCGGGTCGAGACCGAGGACGCGGCCGGAGTGATCGTGCGTCTCGCGGGCGGCGCCGTGGGCACGCTGCTCGTCTCGCAGGTGACCGCGGGGCACCGCAACGAGCTGGTGCTCGAGGTCTCGGGGCTCGAGGAGTCGCTGCGGTTCGAGCAGGAGCTGCCCGAGACGCTGTGGGTCGGGCGGCGCGACAGCGCTGCGTTGATCCCGCGCGACGGGTCGATCCTCCGCCCCGATGCGGCACGGCTCTCGATCGTGCCGAGCGGGCATCCGATGGGCTACCAGGACGCGTTCACCGCGTTCGCCCGCGACACCTACGCCGCCGTCGCGGGTGCCGAGGTCGAGGGTCTGCCGACCTTCGCCGACGGCCTGCGCGCCGCGCGGATCACGGACGCCGTGCTCGACGCGTCGGCGGCCGGCGCCTGGGTGGACGTCCCGGCCTAG
- a CDS encoding Gfo/Idh/MocA family oxidoreductase has product MSGTGRVGVGVIGAGNISTQYLTNLTVFPDLEVLFVADIDLDRARAQAEAFGVPASGTVDELLAHPGIEIVVNLTIPAAHVEVARKAVEAGKHVWTEKPFSLDRDSGVELLALAKEKGLRVATAPDTFLGAGLQTAQRIIESGAIGTPLSAITLFQGPGPEGWHPNPEFFFTTGGGPLLDMGPYYITTLVQNLGPVESVTAVSSQARATRTVGSGPREGTEFPVTIPTHIGGLLRFESGASAQGVWSFESSLPRMGFVEINGSEGTLVLPDPNMHDGELTLYRRGGSEPEVIPATGSTASRGTGVLELARAIRADRPEAASGDLAYHVTDVMLSLLEAAETGEKVLVESTVAPRPALPEDWDPSEATLV; this is encoded by the coding sequence ACCGTCTTCCCCGACCTCGAGGTCCTCTTCGTCGCCGACATCGACCTCGACCGCGCGCGGGCGCAGGCCGAGGCCTTCGGCGTGCCGGCCTCGGGCACGGTGGACGAGCTGCTCGCGCACCCCGGCATCGAGATCGTCGTGAACCTCACCATCCCGGCCGCCCACGTCGAGGTGGCGCGGAAGGCCGTCGAGGCGGGCAAGCACGTCTGGACCGAGAAGCCGTTCTCGCTCGACCGCGACAGCGGCGTGGAGCTGCTGGCCCTCGCGAAGGAGAAGGGGCTGCGCGTCGCCACGGCGCCCGACACCTTCCTCGGCGCCGGCCTGCAGACCGCGCAGCGCATCATCGAGAGCGGGGCCATCGGCACGCCGCTCTCGGCGATCACCCTCTTCCAGGGCCCGGGCCCCGAGGGCTGGCACCCGAACCCCGAGTTCTTCTTCACCACCGGCGGCGGCCCGCTGCTGGACATGGGGCCGTACTACATCACGACCCTCGTGCAGAACCTCGGCCCGGTCGAGAGCGTCACCGCGGTCTCCTCGCAGGCGCGCGCGACCCGCACCGTCGGCTCCGGCCCGCGCGAGGGGACCGAGTTCCCCGTCACGATCCCGACGCACATCGGCGGGCTCCTGCGCTTCGAGTCGGGCGCCTCGGCGCAGGGCGTCTGGAGCTTCGAGTCGAGCCTGCCGCGGATGGGCTTCGTCGAGATCAACGGCTCGGAGGGCACCCTCGTGCTGCCCGACCCGAACATGCACGACGGCGAGCTGACGCTGTACCGGCGCGGCGGGTCCGAGCCCGAGGTCATCCCGGCCACCGGCTCGACCGCCTCGCGCGGCACCGGCGTGCTCGAGCTCGCCCGCGCGATCCGGGCCGACCGCCCCGAGGCGGCGTCGGGTGACCTGGCGTACCACGTGACCGACGTGATGCTGTCGCTGCTCGAGGCCGCCGAGACCGGCGAGAAGGTGCTCGTGGAGAGCACCGTCGCGCCGCGCCCCGCTCTGCCCGAGGACTGGGACCCGAGCGAAGCGACGCTCGTCTGA